A single region of the Phycisphaerae bacterium RAS1 genome encodes:
- the aprX_3 gene encoding Serine protease AprX: MRRAFMTRGVRAFLTTAATAAAVALVPMGLAADNVASYSSTSSDVIKWRSGVVTTTGAAAADAAGALSSAAAGGRRVVVQFNAPLTAAQQAALDVAGVKLLSYLSNNAYFARVDAARFDAAAVAASTLKTALPVELGWKLSPILMADQVPGWSIVAAAKQPDSKDDPAVNELHAIDDDMIVAVYAMFHKDVDLNAEAVPLAVRYGASVVGSLQGAHALVLELPATAIKPLTGEDALLWIEPPLPRFEELNDSNRARVQANQLQGAPYGLDGTGVGVLVYDGGKVRATHQDFGGRVTLGVGDASPQSSHSTHVAGTIGGSGAASAGLRKGMAPNVSIVSYGLEQVGGLHQGFLYNDPCDIEADYGNAINTYDAHIANNSIGTNTSTNGYPCTWQGDYGVTDTVIDAIVRGSVSGGVPFRIVWANGNERQSTRCQNLPPPFQQYHLTAPPACAKNHIAVGALNSNDDSMTTFSSWGPADDGRLKPDISAPGCESGGDAGVTSCSSSSDTAYASLCGTSMASPTTCGVGALLLQDFRAQFPGEPDFRNSTLKILLAHTAVDLGTPGPDFQFGYGSIRGQAAVDFMRTGNFAENSVPGTGNSVNYVVVVQPGDTLMKVTIAWDDPPGTPNVSPALVNDLDLVVTSPGGTRFYPWTHGGLANPAAAAVQTQENHLDNIEQVLVNNPQVGSWQIEVRGTAVPSGPQPFSIAAGPFLVNCSSIGSISLNADEYNCSSSATLRVVDCDLNTDAGAIETVNVTINSTSEPAGETVLLTEVAPDGATFVGTISLSTTNAAGVLHIAHADTVTATYLDASDGQGGFNILRTDTATVDCVGPIISNVQVINLAAHSATVTFNTDEAAKGTVRYGTSCGALTSSVVEAGFTTSHTLNISGLTDNTTYFFAVDAADPGNNSSSDDNGGSCYTFTTPEIPDYFTELFAAGETNDTDNTMFTFSPNGTFEAYTACKEAISALPTDPTSHAVITFTNGDDGAFQLTVGSGQSVKLYGVSYTTLWAGTNGYVTFTASDTSFTESLTDHFDTPEIAMCFDDLEPRDNGGSVRWAQLADRFVVTWLIVPEYSASTPNPNGPNTGQIEMFFDGTIRISYLTMTAVDGLVGLSRGGNVPADFFESDFSTYGPCVLLGDMNCDGEVNILDINAFTLAISDPVAYAAAYPGCNINNGDINDDGNVDVLDINPFIALLGG, translated from the coding sequence ATGCGCAGGGCGTTTATGACGCGCGGTGTTCGAGCGTTTCTGACAACCGCTGCAACGGCTGCGGCCGTTGCGCTGGTTCCCATGGGCCTCGCGGCAGACAACGTCGCGAGTTACAGCTCCACCTCGAGCGATGTAATCAAATGGCGCAGCGGCGTCGTAACGACGACCGGCGCTGCGGCGGCGGATGCGGCTGGGGCGTTGAGTTCGGCGGCGGCCGGCGGGCGGCGGGTGGTGGTGCAGTTCAATGCGCCGCTGACGGCGGCGCAGCAGGCGGCGCTGGATGTCGCGGGGGTGAAGCTGCTCAGCTATCTGAGCAACAACGCCTACTTCGCGCGCGTCGACGCGGCCCGTTTCGACGCCGCCGCGGTTGCGGCGAGCACGCTCAAGACCGCCCTGCCGGTCGAATTGGGCTGGAAACTCAGCCCGATTCTGATGGCCGACCAGGTTCCCGGCTGGTCGATCGTGGCGGCCGCCAAGCAGCCGGACTCGAAGGACGATCCGGCGGTGAACGAGCTGCACGCGATTGACGACGACATGATCGTCGCGGTTTACGCGATGTTTCACAAAGACGTGGATCTGAACGCCGAGGCGGTTCCGCTGGCGGTTCGCTACGGCGCGAGCGTGGTGGGGTCGCTGCAGGGCGCCCACGCGCTGGTGCTCGAGCTGCCGGCGACGGCCATCAAGCCGCTGACCGGCGAAGACGCGCTGCTGTGGATCGAGCCGCCGCTGCCGCGCTTCGAGGAATTGAACGACAGCAACCGCGCCCGGGTGCAGGCCAATCAGTTGCAGGGCGCGCCCTACGGTCTGGACGGCACGGGCGTGGGCGTGCTGGTGTATGACGGCGGCAAGGTGCGCGCCACGCACCAGGACTTCGGCGGGCGCGTCACGCTGGGCGTCGGCGACGCCTCGCCCCAGTCCAGCCACTCGACGCACGTGGCCGGCACGATCGGCGGCAGCGGCGCGGCCAGCGCCGGCCTGCGCAAGGGCATGGCCCCCAACGTCAGCATCGTGTCCTACGGCCTGGAGCAGGTCGGCGGCCTGCACCAGGGCTTCCTCTACAACGATCCGTGCGACATCGAGGCCGACTACGGCAACGCCATCAACACCTACGATGCGCACATCGCCAACAACTCCATCGGCACCAACACCTCCACCAACGGTTATCCCTGCACCTGGCAGGGCGATTACGGCGTGACCGACACGGTCATCGACGCGATCGTCCGCGGCAGCGTCAGCGGCGGGGTGCCCTTCCGCATCGTCTGGGCCAACGGCAACGAGCGCCAGAGCACGCGCTGCCAGAACCTGCCGCCGCCCTTCCAGCAGTATCACCTGACCGCTCCGCCGGCCTGCGCCAAGAACCACATCGCGGTCGGCGCGCTGAACTCGAACGACGATTCGATGACGACCTTCTCGAGCTGGGGCCCGGCCGACGACGGCCGCCTCAAGCCCGACATCAGCGCTCCGGGCTGCGAGAGCGGCGGCGACGCCGGCGTCACGTCGTGCAGCAGCAGCAGCGACACGGCCTATGCCTCGCTGTGCGGCACGTCGATGGCTTCGCCCACCACCTGCGGCGTCGGCGCCCTGCTCCTGCAGGACTTCCGCGCCCAGTTCCCCGGCGAGCCGGATTTCCGCAACTCGACGTTGAAGATTCTGCTGGCGCACACCGCGGTCGACCTGGGCACGCCCGGTCCCGACTTCCAGTTCGGCTACGGCTCGATCCGCGGCCAGGCGGCGGTGGATTTCATGCGCACCGGCAACTTCGCCGAGAATTCCGTCCCCGGCACGGGCAATTCGGTCAACTACGTCGTCGTGGTGCAGCCCGGCGACACGCTCATGAAAGTGACCATCGCCTGGGACGATCCGCCCGGAACGCCCAACGTCAGCCCGGCCCTGGTCAACGACCTGGACCTGGTCGTCACCAGCCCCGGCGGCACGCGCTTCTACCCCTGGACCCACGGCGGCCTGGCCAACCCGGCCGCGGCCGCGGTGCAGACGCAGGAAAATCACCTGGACAACATCGAGCAGGTGCTGGTGAACAATCCGCAGGTCGGAAGCTGGCAGATCGAGGTGCGCGGCACGGCCGTGCCCAGCGGCCCGCAGCCCTTCTCGATCGCCGCCGGCCCGTTCCTGGTCAACTGCTCGTCGATCGGCTCGATCTCGCTGAATGCCGACGAGTACAACTGCTCGTCCAGCGCCACGCTGCGCGTCGTCGATTGTGATCTGAACACGGACGCGGGCGCGATCGAGACGGTCAACGTCACGATCAACTCGACCAGCGAGCCGGCCGGCGAAACCGTCCTCTTGACCGAGGTCGCCCCCGACGGCGCCACCTTCGTCGGCACGATCAGCCTCTCAACCACCAACGCGGCCGGCGTCCTTCACATCGCCCACGCCGACACCGTCACGGCCACCTACCTCGACGCCAGCGACGGCCAGGGCGGCTTCAACATCCTCCGCACCGACACGGCCACCGTGGATTGCGTCGGACCGATCATCAGCAACGTGCAAGTGATCAACCTCGCGGCGCACAGCGCCACAGTGACGTTCAACACGGATGAAGCCGCCAAGGGCACCGTCCGCTACGGCACGTCCTGCGGCGCGTTGACGAGCAGCGTCGTCGAGGCCGGCTTCACGACGTCGCACACGCTGAACATCAGCGGTCTGACCGACAACACGACTTACTTCTTCGCGGTCGACGCCGCCGATCCGGGCAATAACAGCTCGAGCGACGACAATGGCGGATCGTGCTACACGTTTACGACTCCGGAGATTCCGGACTACTTCACGGAGCTGTTCGCGGCGGGTGAAACGAACGACACGGACAACACGATGTTCACGTTCAGCCCGAACGGGACGTTTGAAGCGTATACGGCGTGCAAAGAGGCGATCTCGGCGCTGCCGACCGATCCGACGAGCCACGCGGTGATCACCTTCACCAACGGCGACGACGGCGCGTTCCAGCTCACCGTCGGAAGCGGCCAGAGTGTGAAGCTCTACGGCGTCAGCTATACGACGCTCTGGGCCGGCACGAACGGCTACGTCACGTTCACCGCCAGCGACACGAGCTTCACGGAGAGCCTCACGGACCACTTTGACACGCCCGAGATCGCGATGTGCTTCGACGACCTCGAGCCGCGCGACAACGGCGGGTCGGTGCGCTGGGCGCAGCTGGCTGACCGGTTTGTGGTTACCTGGCTGATCGTCCCAGAGTACAGCGCTTCGACGCCCAATCCGAATGGACCGAACACCGGCCAGATCGAGATGTTCTTTGACGGCACGATCCGCATCTCGTACCTGACAATGACCGCGGTGGACGGCCTGGTCGGTCTGTCGCGCGGCGGCAACGTGCCGGCGGATTTCTTCGAGTCGGATTTCTCGACCTACGGCCCGTGCGTCCTGCTGGGCGACATGAACTGCGACGGCGAGGTCAACATCCTCGACATCAACGCGTTCACGCTCGCGATCTCCGACCCGGTCGCCTACGCCGCGGCATACCCGGGCTGCAACATTAATAACGGCGATATCAACGACGACGGAAACGTCGACGTGCTGGATATCAACCCGTTTATCGCGCTGCTCGGCGGATAG
- the acsA_2 gene encoding Acetyl-coenzyme A synthetase: MSDRQLLWQPSPQRLRSSHLHTFLHHIAKRHGIPADWESLRSWSIAHRDRFWEEMLRFADIQHTGEYRSVVSGEGMLGTKWFDGIRLNYARHMLRFDGPQPAILFENERGDSRTISQHELRELVARAADALRRDGVRRGDRVAAFMPNVPETVILMLAAASLGAIWSSCSPDFGVRGVLDRFGQIEPVVLLVTDGYFYGGKRIDCIARVADMLCELPSIRRVVVVPYVSSSVGAPGPTPTGADASACDEQPAGAASHRRPQRADATGAAAALASASRQVTYWSDYLSAALDSAALEFEELPFDHPLFIMYSSGTTGVPKCIVHGHGGTLIQHMKELMLHSDLHAGDRLFYFTTCGWMMWNWLASGLGVGAAIVLFDGNPAHPTVHRLWEMAAKLKITHFGTSPKFLGVCQKAHLEPGREHDLFALRALLSTGSPLSDELFRWVYAAIKQDVQLSSISGGTDIISCFMLGNPLLPVYAGEIQCRGLAMDVKAWDENGKPVIGRKGELVCCSPFPSQPVAFWNDPDGSKYRKAYFDHYPGVWRHGDFIEITETGGIIVYGRSDATLNPGGVRIGTAEIYRVVEGLPEVVDSIVVGRKTADQDEEVCLFVVLRPGMKLDTALSRKIADAIAAGASKRHVPKHIRQVSAIPHTISGKKVEMAVMQILHGQEVKNKDALANPEALAEFAGLF; encoded by the coding sequence ATGTCTGATCGACAGCTTCTCTGGCAACCGTCACCGCAGCGCCTCCGCTCCTCCCACCTCCACACCTTCCTCCACCACATCGCCAAGCGCCACGGAATCCCCGCCGACTGGGAATCCCTCCGATCCTGGTCCATCGCCCATCGCGACCGCTTCTGGGAAGAAATGCTCCGCTTCGCCGACATCCAGCACACCGGCGAGTATCGCAGCGTCGTCAGCGGCGAAGGCATGCTCGGCACAAAGTGGTTCGACGGCATTCGCCTCAACTACGCTCGCCACATGCTCCGCTTCGACGGCCCCCAGCCCGCCATCCTTTTCGAAAACGAGCGCGGCGACAGCCGCACAATCTCTCAGCACGAGCTGCGCGAGCTAGTCGCCCGCGCCGCCGACGCCCTGCGGCGAGACGGCGTCCGCCGCGGCGACCGCGTCGCCGCCTTTATGCCCAACGTGCCCGAAACCGTCATCCTCATGCTCGCCGCCGCCAGCCTCGGGGCGATCTGGTCATCCTGCTCGCCGGATTTCGGCGTCCGCGGCGTGCTCGACCGTTTCGGACAGATCGAGCCGGTCGTGTTGCTCGTCACCGACGGTTACTTCTACGGCGGCAAGCGGATTGACTGCATCGCGCGTGTCGCCGACATGCTTTGCGAACTACCGAGCATCCGCCGTGTGGTGGTTGTGCCGTACGTGTCCAGCAGCGTCGGCGCTCCGGGGCCGACGCCGACCGGCGCGGACGCTTCTGCGTGCGATGAGCAGCCGGCCGGCGCAGCGTCCCACCGTCGGCCACAGAGGGCCGACGCTACGGGTGCCGCCGCAGCGCTCGCGAGCGCCTCACGGCAAGTTACATACTGGAGCGACTATCTCTCGGCGGCCTTGGACTCCGCAGCGCTCGAGTTCGAAGAACTCCCCTTCGACCACCCGCTCTTCATCATGTACTCCAGCGGCACCACCGGCGTGCCCAAGTGCATCGTTCACGGCCACGGCGGCACGCTCATTCAGCACATGAAGGAGCTGATGCTGCACAGCGACCTGCACGCCGGCGATCGCCTGTTCTACTTCACGACCTGCGGCTGGATGATGTGGAATTGGTTGGCCAGCGGCCTGGGCGTCGGCGCCGCGATCGTCCTGTTCGACGGCAACCCGGCCCATCCGACCGTGCACCGGCTCTGGGAAATGGCGGCGAAGCTCAAGATCACGCACTTCGGCACGTCGCCGAAGTTCCTCGGCGTTTGCCAGAAAGCCCATCTTGAGCCGGGGCGCGAGCATGATCTTTTCGCGCTTCGCGCGTTGCTCTCGACCGGCTCGCCGCTGAGCGACGAGCTGTTCCGCTGGGTCTATGCCGCGATCAAGCAGGACGTGCAACTTTCGAGCATCTCCGGCGGAACGGACATCATCTCCTGCTTCATGCTCGGCAATCCGCTGTTGCCGGTGTACGCGGGGGAAATCCAGTGCCGCGGATTGGCGATGGACGTGAAGGCGTGGGACGAAAACGGCAAGCCGGTGATCGGCCGCAAGGGCGAACTCGTCTGCTGCTCGCCCTTTCCGTCCCAGCCGGTCGCCTTCTGGAACGACCCCGACGGCAGCAAGTATCGCAAGGCTTACTTTGACCACTATCCCGGCGTCTGGCGCCACGGCGATTTCATCGAGATTACCGAAACCGGCGGCATTATCGTCTATGGCCGCTCCGACGCCACGCTCAATCCCGGCGGCGTGCGCATCGGCACGGCGGAGATTTATCGAGTCGTCGAGGGATTGCCGGAGGTGGTCGACAGCATCGTCGTCGGCCGCAAGACGGCGGATCAGGATGAGGAGGTCTGCCTGTTCGTCGTGCTGCGGCCGGGGATGAAGCTCGACACGGCGCTGTCGCGCAAGATCGCCGATGCGATCGCCGCCGGCGCGTCGAAGCGCCATGTTCCGAAGCACATCCGGCAGGTCAGTGCGATCCCACACACGATCAGCGGCAAGAAAGTCGAGATGGCGGTCATGCAGATTCTCCATGGACAAGAGGTGAAGAACAAGGACGCACTGGCGAATCCCGAGGCGCTGGCGGAGTTCGCCGGCCTTTTCTGA
- a CDS encoding GDSL-like Lipase/Acylhydrolase, whose protein sequence is MKTTFGGSRSPARGRKASCGACVASAGVMAALLLCLGGCPGTDTLDSAAPDPTTEKTDPINNPPADQPPANNPPVNPPVNQPPVEQPPVEQPPVEKPPVEPPPVDVLPSGSLRVVTVGDSLTEGIGDADGRGYPGRLLEQIEPLRPGSSVLNLGRSGWTSGELINGTDTEPSQLDRAVAADADIACVWIGSNDLWRLYEYGPPAGTTAAGEAADLAAYTQNIETIVSRLTAAGARVYIALSDDQAKRAVSQDRATLPNTTPEEFEQMSAQVLRYNDAMRTVAQKYNATLIDFFSTTIFTDIATMDFDGIHPNAAGYDVVAGLWFAAIEPALE, encoded by the coding sequence ATGAAGACCACTTTCGGCGGCAGCAGGTCACCGGCCCGGGGGCGCAAGGCGTCGTGCGGAGCGTGCGTTGCCAGTGCGGGCGTGATGGCCGCACTGCTGCTCTGCCTGGGCGGATGCCCTGGCACCGACACGCTGGACTCCGCTGCCCCGGACCCCACGACCGAGAAAACCGACCCGATCAACAACCCCCCCGCCGACCAGCCGCCGGCCAATAACCCGCCGGTCAACCCGCCCGTGAACCAACCGCCGGTCGAACAGCCGCCGGTTGAGCAACCGCCGGTCGAGAAACCGCCGGTCGAGCCGCCGCCGGTGGACGTCCTGCCGTCCGGCAGCCTGCGCGTCGTCACGGTCGGCGACAGCCTGACCGAGGGCATCGGCGACGCCGATGGCCGCGGCTACCCGGGGCGGCTGCTGGAGCAGATTGAGCCGCTCCGCCCGGGTTCGTCCGTGCTCAACCTCGGCCGCTCCGGCTGGACCAGCGGTGAACTCATCAACGGAACGGATACGGAGCCGAGCCAGCTCGATCGAGCGGTCGCCGCCGATGCGGACATCGCCTGCGTCTGGATCGGCAGCAATGACCTGTGGCGGCTGTACGAGTACGGGCCGCCGGCCGGGACGACCGCCGCGGGCGAGGCGGCGGACCTTGCGGCGTACACGCAGAACATCGAGACGATCGTCAGCCGGCTGACCGCGGCGGGAGCGCGGGTGTACATCGCGCTCTCGGACGACCAGGCCAAGCGGGCCGTGTCGCAGGACCGCGCGACGCTGCCGAACACGACGCCGGAGGAGTTCGAGCAGATGTCGGCCCAGGTGCTGCGCTACAACGACGCGATGCGGACGGTCGCACAGAAGTACAACGCGACGCTGATCGACTTCTTCAGCACGACAATCTTCACGGACATCGCGACGATGGACTTCGACGGAATTCACCCGAACGCCGCGGGATATGACGTGGTCGCCGGCCTGTGGTTCGCCGCGATCGAGCCCGCGCTGGAGTAG
- a CDS encoding Tetratricopeptide repeat protein: protein MLLALAVRAAYLLDYRSSPLWATPAGPDVREYHEWAQTILSGRWLWDHVPIHAPLYAYWLAGCYALSGSAAWIARAAQLLLGVGAMALIMHVIYRSAGRAAGLACGLLWAVYVPLIYYEAELLSEGLLLLLNCAAIAACAACRGPMTLRRAAAIGLILGLSILTHAGNLLFALLLIGWIACRKTGATTRRSVAPALAATAAAALLIAPVAIHNSRIAGEFVLVQKHGGLNFFIGNNPAADGTPNIRFGPAWDRLTARPHVEAGLFRTAGRDRFFTDRALEFIRERPLAWLRLLGQKLLLSLSAEEIPASAPLEALKPDVWLLRTGDRRFGLLLALAAVGLATGARRVPPPLLLLTLAVVVTQVIGVASGRYRVPMLPGVLALAGVGFAEILGAARANWRFALRRMLIPAAIAILVSFLPSQARSYSFAAEGAMARGQAWRLKGDWNAALSEFRNAVALQPSYAAGHVWLAYAAGRLGLSDEQLDHLRQAVAIDPAYAWAELVLGHALQSRGRLAESLDRYRRALEIDPEYHDARVALAAALRLADRPAEALSEFRRVLSREQRADARAGLIDAERRLDGLLLEAQTAHREQRDCDALSAVTPVLAAYPDSREALLLAALLRAASADPRVHDAGEALRLARRAAAATAGEDAEALDVLAMAHARGGDFEAAAAVARRAARRAETRGEMDLLADIVSRIGLYERGRPFSLTAATEAEFPETSPRPR from the coding sequence TTGCTGCTCGCGCTCGCGGTTCGTGCGGCCTACCTGCTCGACTACCGCAGCAGCCCCCTATGGGCTACGCCCGCCGGACCCGATGTGCGGGAATACCACGAATGGGCGCAGACGATCCTCAGCGGCCGGTGGCTGTGGGACCACGTCCCCATTCACGCCCCGCTCTACGCCTACTGGCTGGCCGGCTGCTACGCCCTGAGCGGCTCCGCGGCGTGGATCGCCCGGGCCGCGCAGCTCCTGCTCGGCGTGGGCGCCATGGCGCTGATCATGCACGTCATCTATCGCAGCGCCGGACGTGCGGCGGGACTGGCCTGCGGCCTGCTCTGGGCCGTCTACGTACCGCTGATCTACTACGAAGCTGAACTCCTTTCGGAAGGACTGCTGCTGCTGCTGAACTGCGCCGCGATCGCAGCCTGCGCCGCCTGCCGCGGGCCGATGACGCTGCGCCGCGCCGCCGCGATCGGCCTCATCCTCGGGCTGTCCATCCTGACCCATGCCGGAAACCTGCTTTTCGCGCTGTTGCTGATCGGCTGGATCGCGTGTCGAAAGACAGGCGCGACGACACGGCGCTCAGTCGCCCCGGCGCTCGCCGCGACCGCGGCCGCTGCACTGCTGATCGCCCCGGTCGCCATTCACAACAGCCGCATCGCGGGGGAATTCGTGCTGGTCCAGAAGCACGGCGGACTGAATTTCTTCATCGGCAACAACCCGGCCGCGGACGGCACGCCCAACATCCGCTTCGGACCGGCATGGGACCGGCTGACCGCCCGGCCGCACGTCGAAGCCGGCCTGTTTCGTACGGCCGGCCGCGATCGTTTCTTCACGGACCGCGCGCTGGAGTTCATCCGCGAGCGCCCGCTGGCGTGGCTCAGGCTGCTGGGTCAGAAGCTCCTGCTGTCGCTCAGCGCCGAGGAAATCCCGGCCAGCGCGCCGCTCGAAGCGCTCAAGCCCGACGTCTGGCTGCTGCGCACCGGCGATCGCCGCTTCGGGCTCCTTCTGGCGCTCGCCGCGGTCGGGCTGGCGACGGGCGCGCGGCGCGTTCCGCCGCCGCTGCTCCTGCTGACACTGGCCGTCGTCGTGACGCAGGTGATCGGCGTGGCGTCGGGCCGCTATCGCGTGCCGATGCTGCCGGGCGTGCTCGCGCTGGCCGGAGTCGGATTCGCGGAGATTCTCGGCGCTGCGCGTGCGAACTGGAGATTCGCGCTGCGGCGAATGCTGATTCCGGCCGCCATCGCGATTCTCGTGTCGTTCCTGCCGTCGCAGGCGCGCTCCTACAGCTTCGCCGCCGAAGGCGCCATGGCGCGCGGCCAGGCGTGGCGGCTGAAGGGCGATTGGAACGCGGCCTTGAGCGAATTTCGAAATGCCGTCGCGCTTCAGCCGAGCTACGCCGCCGGTCACGTGTGGCTGGCCTACGCCGCCGGGCGCCTCGGGTTGAGCGATGAGCAGCTTGATCACCTGCGGCAGGCGGTTGCGATCGACCCGGCCTACGCCTGGGCCGAGCTCGTCTTGGGCCACGCGCTCCAGTCGCGCGGACGCTTGGCGGAGTCGCTCGATCGCTATCGGCGGGCGCTGGAAATCGACCCGGAATATCACGACGCACGCGTGGCGCTGGCCGCCGCGCTGCGGCTCGCCGACCGACCCGCGGAGGCGCTTTCCGAGTTCCGTCGCGTGCTTTCGCGGGAGCAGCGGGCCGACGCCCGCGCCGGGCTGATCGACGCCGAACGGCGACTCGACGGGCTGTTGCTCGAGGCGCAGACCGCCCATCGGGAGCAGCGTGATTGCGACGCCTTGTCCGCCGTCACGCCGGTCCTGGCCGCCTATCCAGATTCGCGCGAGGCGCTGCTGCTTGCGGCCCTGCTGCGGGCGGCCTCTGCCGATCCGCGGGTGCACGACGCCGGCGAGGCCCTTCGCCTGGCCCGGCGAGCCGCGGCCGCGACCGCCGGCGAGGACGCCGAAGCGCTCGACGTGCTCGCCATGGCGCACGCCCGTGGCGGCGATTTTGAAGCGGCCGCGGCCGTCGCGCGGCGCGCCGCCCGGCGGGCCGAGACCCGCGGCGAGATGGACTTGCTGGCGGACATCGTCAGCAGAATCGGGCTTTACGAGCGGGGACGACCGTTCAGCTTGACCGCCGCGACCGAGGCGGAATTTCCGGAAACATCGCCCCGCCCGCGTTAA